The region CCACAAGAAGAAGGTGGTTGTGACCCTCATGATGGGGGGGGGAGTGTGTCTGAATTCATTAAGAAGGTATCTCATCTGATGCAGCAACACGCTCTCTTCTCTTTTAATTTGCTCTCATATACAGTAAGAGTGAATCCTAACACCCACCCATACATTCTTCACCCACTCCCCCCACAGCCTCCACCTCCAGTGCCCCACCCCAGGAACATCTGTATGAGCACGCCTGAGGAAAGTGAGCCCCAGAGGAGATGGCGCTACggtccctcctctccctcagacACATCCGGCCCAGCGGTTGGTGGTGGCAGGGTAAGAGACTGTCCATAAACAAATGGATTGGATTCAACCATTGACAacatgggacctggtcaaaagaagtgaactatataggggatagggtgtcacTTGGGatgctattccctatatagtgcaccacttttgacacAGCTATTGACTTGCATTCCTTACTATTTAAACTGCAGTTTTAACTATAGTATGACTTACCTGACTTTATCCTCTTGGCCCCCGGGGGAGCGTAGGGCGTCCACCATGGCTCTCCACCACCTCACTCTCTTCTGAGGGACCTATGGTGTGAAATATATATTGACTTGAATTTCTTTCTATTTGAACTGCAGTGGTATACTATGGTGTACACTGTATAACTATGGTGTGAAACTGTGTTATTGTAAATGTGACTTCTTAGAACCCAGGCACGGCACAGAAGCCGCCCCCTGAGGCCCAGAATAAGTGGTCGGTGAGAAGGAGTCCTCCACAAGAAGAAGGTGGTTGTGACCCTCATGATGGGGGGGGGAGTGTGTCTGAATTCATTAAGAAGGTATCTCATCTGATGCAGCAACACGCTCTCTTCTCTTTTAATTTGCTCTCATATACAGTAAGAGTGAATCCTAACTTTCACTTATGTCTAATTTTCTCTGTCTCCCATTAACATTGAACGTACAACTAAGTGGAAATTCGTCTTGAGTGGAAGTTAGGATTTGCATCAAAGTGCACTGTTCTCTGAAAATGACTTGAATATTATTTTTCAGTTTGACGCTAAAGAGGACCAGAACAAGCAACTGGTGGTGCGTCCTCCTCCTGGCCCGCCCGTTGTCGTTGACAGAGAGTACTCCAATCCCCCTCTCTATGAAAATGTTTTGGATATGCAGGAAACTCGTAAGGTGAGATAAACAGAGAAAACAGATGTTTAAAACTAAGCTTAAATCAAGTAATCGTGTATTGGTTgagtacacagtttagcagacgTTATAGCATGTACAgctaaatgcttatgttactagctcttAACAATGCAGTATGTCAGACAAGTaaacaaataatttaaaaaacaatatATAAAAAAATCAAGAAATGTCTCCacgaatccaattaacaacccaaataacactgtaacagtaatccaaatgcaatctatacgtATGTACACCGGGATAATTTACACAATATACTAAGAATGACAgagtacagcagtagatatattacagtgagctatgtcaagaatccagtatataataaatatgtggtgtgtataaacagtgAAACTAcaatgcaatgtacagtagtagaatATTAAAATGAGCTATATGGAGAATACAGTATTAAAGCTTAACACTCATTTATTACTAATACTGTAATACCTGGTTTTCTGAGCTGTACATTGTTGTTCTTCCAGTTTGGGTCACCTGCTGTCGTTGACAGAGAGTCCTCCAATCCCCCTCTCTATGAAGAGGTTTTTGCTACGCAGGAAACTTGTACGGTGAGACAAGTAAAGGGATCACAGTCAGCCAGCTACAAATACTGTTTTAATGTTTTTTCCCATTATAGTTCAAGGGCTGGTTTCCCCAACCTTGACTCAGGGGtcgatgtaacatagtaaacaaaaatcgaggacactcaaattagtttATTGTTTGGTATGGTACGTAttattttgtgaatgtccatcatccactttgtatgatatgttacgaattacaattcgtacaatatgttacaaatttgcaataCTTTTATATGTTATAGATTCCAATTTgtggtggctaacgttagctaggctaggggtaaaggttagctaacatgctaactagttgcaaagtagcaagtagttgaaaagttgtcCATGAGACGATTTGAACACAacttttgggttgctagacattcactTTATACACCAACCCATCCATCCTCCTTTAATTTTTGCCATAAGTAACCTTCtgttttatgtaaccataccaaacgttgCATATCATATACATTTGAGTGTCCCTGATTTTAGTTTAcaatgttatgtctagtctatgagaccagtctggtttcccagacacagattaagcctagcccATGACTAAAAAGCTACTTTTTTTATATTTAGCAtgcgctcttgtccagagcaatttaaagtagtgagtgcatacattttctcttCATATTGGTCCCCCattggaatcaaacccacaaccctggcattgcaagcgccatgctcccgagtggcgaggggtctaaggcactgcatctcagtgcttgaggcgtcactacagaccccctggttcgattccaggctgtatcacaactggccgtgattgggagtcccatagggcggcgcacaattggcccagcgtcgtccggtgtaggccgtcattgtaaataagaatttgttcttaacggacttgcctagttaaataaaggtaaaataaataaaaaataagttaaatgctctaccaactgagccacacaggaccattcTCAATAGAGATTCTCTTTTGAAATAGTTTTTAATCCAGGACTAGGATTGATCTTAATCTGGGAAACCGGCCCGAAGTGTCATGCTTTATTACAGGTCAAACCAAGTGTCCTGAAAAAAGTTTATTGTATTTTTCTATTGTTTTAGGTCGCAGTTCAACGACAGATATGTGCAACCTATGCTGGCCGTGTAAGGCAACCTACTCCATTGCCGTTCAAATTAAAGCAGCCACTCCCTCTGCAAGGCAGAATTAAAACACTCTCAATAAGCAGCATTAGTGAAGAGGAAAAAGATGAACAAGAAGATAACATCATCAAGGTATTCCAAGTATGACCGTGAACCTGgggacagatctaggatcagcttccactTCCCCAGTCCTAACTTTAACCATTAGGGGGGAAATATGCTAAACTGATCCACGATCAGCATCTACTGGCAAATTCACCATACACCATCAAACCTAGCCTGAACAGTGGTCAAAAGACAGGAATGAAGCAGCAACCACTAGCATCTCTTGGGGCTATGTAAAACCAGAAACGGCTCAAATAAGCTATCGGACATCAATACATTGTGTATTATATTAGTTacataccagtcaaaagtttggacacacctactcattcaaggggttttctttatttttaatattttctacattgtagaatagtgaagacatcaaaacaatgaaataacacacatggaatcatgtagtaaccaaaaaagtgttaaacaaatcaaaatatatttgagattcgtcaaagtagccaccctttgccttgatgacagctttgcacactcttggcattctctcaaccagcttcatgaatggaatgcatttcaattaacaggtgtgccttcttaaaagttaatttttggaatttctttcctccttaatgcatttgagccaatcagttgtgttgtgacaaggtaggggtggtatacagaagatagccctatttagtaaatgaccaagtccatattatggtaagaacaactcaaataagcaaagagaaacgacagtccatcattactttaagacatgaaggtcagtcaatacggaacatttcaagaactttgaacgtttcttcaagtgcagtcgcaaaaaccatcaagcgctatgatggaactggctctcatgaggaccgccacaggaaaggaagacccagagttacctctgctgcagaggataagttcattatagttaccagcctcagattgcagcccaaataaatgcttcacagagttcaagtaacagacacatctcaacattaactgttcagaggagactgcatgaatcaggccttcatggtcgaattgcttcaaagaaaccactactaaaagacaccaataataagaagagacttgcttggaccaagaaacacaagcaatggacattagaccgatggaaatgcgtcctttggtctggagtccaaatttgagatttttggttccaacctcagtgtctttgtgagtaggtgaatggatgatctctgcatgtgtggttccctccgtgaagcatggaggaggaggaggtgtgatcgtgtgggggtgctttgcaggttacactgttggtgatttatttagaattcaaggcacacttaaccagcatggctaccaaagcattctgctgcaatacgccatcccatctggtttgggcttagtgggactatcatttgttgttcaacaggacaatgacccaacacacctccaggctgtgtaagtgctatttgaccaagaaggagagtgatggagtgctgcttcagatgacctggcctccacaatcacctgacctcaacccaattcagatggtttgggatgagttggaccgcagagtgaaggaaaagcagccaacaagtgctcagcatatgtgggaactccttcaagactgttggaaaagcattccaggtgaagctggttgagagaatgccaagagcgtgcaaagctgtcatcaaggcaaagggtggctacaaacaaaaaaacaaacaaaaaaactaaaataaactAATAAACATATATAAataaactaaaaaaaaaaaaaaaaactattgtaCAGTGGTTatgccactggctataaggtgaatgcaccaatttgtaagtcgctctggataagagcgtctgctaaatgacgtaaatgtaaatgtactatgaAGAATCTAACatataaaatatgatttgatttgtttaacacgtttttggttattacatgattccatacgtgttatttcatagttttgatgtcttcactgttattctactatgtagaaaatgagtaggtgtgtctaaacttttgactggtactgtacatttgggTTTATGTTACATTGAGAACCTCCAAAGAATCATCACTAATGACAATTTGACCACAACCATTTGTCAAATTCACACCATTTCACACTTGCATTTGATTCTTCCGTCAGGATGCAGATCGTCTGATGGAATGGTGGGAGAAGGTGAAAAGTGAACGTGAGCATCACAGCTTCAAAATGTACTTTATAATTTCCAACATAGTTGAGGTGTTTTAACTTTAATATTGTCCTCTGTTGCCTTTTAGCATGGAAAGACCTGGCAAATGACCCTAAACTGGCCAAGAAGGGAGAAGCAAAGTAAGTTCTTCAGTTTAGACCCAGCTAACAAACTTTAgtgtacatttattttaataTTCTGTCACTAACCACCCTCCATACTGATGAcctacagtgtgggaaaaaaagtatttagtcagccaccaattgtgcaagttctcccacttaaaaagatgagaggcctgtaattttcatcataggtacatgtcaactatgacagacaaattgagatttttttccagaaaatcacattgtaggatttttaatgaatttatttgcaaattatggtggaaaataagtatttggtcacctacaaacaagcaagatttatggctctcacagacctgtaacttcttctttaagaggctcctctgtcctccactcgttacctgtattaatggcacctgtttgaacttgttatcagtataaaagacacctgtccacaacctcaaacagtcacactccaaactccactatggccaagaccaaagagctgtcaaaggacaccagaaacaaaattgtagacctgcaccaagctgggaagactgaatctgcaataggtaagcagcttggtttgaagaaatcaactgtgggagcaattattaggaaatggaagacatacaagaccactgataatctccctcgatctggggctcctcgcaagatctcaccccgtggggtcaaaatgatcacaagaacggtgagcaaaaatcccagaaccacacggggggacctagtgaatgacctgcagagagctgggaccaaagtaacaaagcctaccatcagtaacacactacgccgccagggactcaaatcctgcagtgccagacgtgtccccctgcttaagccagtacatgtccaggcccgtctgaagtttgctagagtgcatttggatgatccagaagaggattgggagaatgtcatatggtcagatgaaaccaaaacagaactttttggtaaaaactcaactcgtcgtgtttggaggacaaagaatgctgagttgcatccaaagaacaccatacctactgtgaagcatggggggtggaaacatcatgctttggggctgtttttctgcaaagggaccaggacgactgatccgtgtaaaggaaagaatgaatggggccatgtatcgtgagattttgagtgaaaacctccttccatcagcaagggcattgaagatgaaacgtggctgggtctttcagcatgacaatgatcccaaacacaccgcccgggcaacgaaggagtggctacgtaagaagcatttcaaggtcctggagtggcctagccagtctccagatctcaaccccatagaaaatctttggagggagttgaaagtctgtgttgcccagcgacagccccaaaacatcactgctctagaggagatctgcatggaggaatgggccaaaataccagcgacagtgtgtgaaaaccttgtgaagacttacagaaaacgtttgacctgtgtcattgccaacaaagggtatataacaaagtattgagaaacttttgttattgaccaaatacttattttccaccataatttgcaaataaattcataaaaaatcctacaatgtgattttctggattttttttctcattttgtctgtcatagttgacgtgtacctatgatgaaaattacaggcctctcatctttttaagtgggagaacttgcacaattggtggctgactaaatacttttttcccccactgtatctagacTGTTCAAAGTGAAAGCCCAGCGGATCCAGAATGCGTTGCAGCTGTACAACTTCCTCCTGACTAAGCATGGGGAGACTCTAAAGAACCACATCATTGACCTCATCAGCATCGCAGACAACTTAGACAAGGTAGCACTATAGCCTACTGTACAGACAACTTAGACATGGTAGCACTATAGACTACTGTACAGACAACTTCGACATGGTAGGAGCACTATAGACTACTACTGTACACGCTTGTAATGCCTGTGACTAATATCAATTACCCCCCCAGCAGATTTTATAAGTACAATTCCATTAGATTCCATTTAATTCTATTCAATTCAACAATTTCATTATATCCAAGGTTTCCAAGGGAACCAAGATCGCTGGCATCACCGGGGGCGCCACGGGGGCGGTTGGAGGGGTGGCGGCTGTGGCAGGGGTGATCCTCGCCCCCTTCACCCTAGGGGCATCACTGGCCTTGACAGTGGTCGGAGTCGGTGTAGCTGCAGCTGGAGGGGTCACAGGGGCCTCTGCGGCTATCGCTAACAAAGTGAGCTGTTAGAATCCAATTATAGAGCATTTGAAGAACAAAGGATGTTAGCACACTTAACATATTAATATGGTAATTCATGCTTGATTGGACCGACACCAGGAATTTCACTTGGCCTGGAAATGGCCTTGGAGCCAAGTTAGTTTCCCAAGAAACTCATTCAGATTAATTCACTGTAGGTGATCCATTCGGAACATAGATACTTCAAAATAATATTGAGAAGTACTGTGCATAACATCACTGTCCAACTCCTCTTCATTCCAGGAAGTAAATTCTTCATATCACTCTTAGGTGAGCAGTGCACAGGACAGGAAGAAGATTGAGCTGATCCTCCAGGACTACCGGGCCCTGATAGGCAACATTGAAGCCTGCTTGAGGTTCATCAACGTGGGCATGGAGCACCTGAGGAAGCACAACCTCTCAACCCTCCAGGGGGTTGACACAGAGGCTGTCAGAGTGGCCAGGTATGATATTCAATCATATACTGTATTTACTCGTCTGGAAATATATGAACGTTATGTTTTTAATATCTTTGTTTTTAAACCTAAACCTTGACCTTAACCAGCGTGGCCATAGTGACAGGAGTGGGTAGCTCCAGTGCCATAGAGGCCAGCAGTAAGGCATCGGGGATGCTCCAAGGCTTCGCTCTGGGCATGGATATCTATTTTACCCAGAAGAAGGATGGCAAAGGTGGCCAGAAGCTGAAGAAGGGATTGGAGTCCAAGTTTGGGAAAAAGATCCGCGAAGTGGCTCAGCAGCTGAAAGAAGGGCTGGATGAAGTGTTCAAGGTCAAATATGAGCTACTTGAAAAGAATCTCATCCTCTGAAGAGGGGGAGGAGTTCTGTTCTgttttctattctgttctattctcgGTTCTATCCTATCCTGATCCAAGACCAGCTTGACCGCTGAGCTCTCGCTCTGTTTCCTATCCTATATTTTACTGTATGTTCAGGTCTTCTGCAATTAAGTAGGCATGATGAGGGGATTGATTGTGAATCGTGATCATCATGTGTGACATGTTATAACAGCCCTCTTGATGGCTAACTTTGACAAATGCTCTGTGTAAATATGCTAATAGAATTTCAGTTACTACTGATCTAATTTGGGGCATAAACAAGTGACTGTTTCAAATTACATATTTTCtataaactgagtgtacaaaacattcagaacacctgctctttccatgtcagactatccaggtgaaagctatgatcccttatttatgtcacttgttaaatccacttcaatcagtgtagatgaaggagaggagattttaaagcctcgagacaattgagacaaggattgtgtgtgtgtgccattcagagggggtatgggcaacacaaaatatttaagtgcctttgaacatgatattgtagtaggtgccagatACACCGGTTTgaatcaagaactgcaacactgcaggGTTTCACGCTCAAGTTTCCCTGTgtctatcaagaatggtccaccacccaaaggacatccagccaacttgacacaactgtgggaagcattggtgtcaacatgggccagcatccctgtggaacgcttgcgataccttgtagagtccatgtcccgacgaattgaggctgttctgagggcaaaagggggtgcaactcaatattaggaaagtgtttctaatgtttggtacactcagtgtatagtgcactacttttgaccagagtcctacacACTAAAAAAGgagggttcctcaagggttctttgggaagggacatggttctatgtggaaccatatagAACCTTATGAGCTTGGTTCTTAATAGGACCTTCAAAAAATGGTTCCACTATGTtacaagccaaataacccttaCTTGGCACTATAAAGAACCATTCGTTTTTAGTGTATATGAACGCTGGTCAGAAGTGCtacactacataaggaatagggtgccatatgggatATGGATAGACATGAATGCAGTCCTTGAGACTCATTCCGAACAAGGTTGTGTTGCTCTCATGTTGAAGGTGCTTTGATTATGAAGgcggtcctttgtagctcagttggtagagcatggcacttatAACACCAGGGGCCGTGGGTTCAATTcctgctggggccacccatatgtaaaatgtatgcacacgtgactaagtcgctctggacaaaaGCATTTGCTAAATGGTTACCTAATATTGTATCCAATCAACTTTGAGTGGCACAACAGTCAGATTGTTGTTGATTTGCTACTTTTCTCAGAGTTGATTTTCAAAGAATTTCTGTGGTTCTGTTTTGATGAAAAGATTAAACTCAAATTCATTGCGAttcatttatttaataaagcatAAAATGTAGTTTATATATTGAAAAAAGTTAGCCAACCACAACACAGCTAAATATTGAGACCAGTTAGGATAAAATTGCAATGTTGGCGTGGACTGGCAAGACTGCCATGGGTACATTTGAGTCTACCAGGTTTCAGTTGTGTATCATAGAATAACTGCAACATTTTTCATTGTGAAATCTATTGTCATATAAACCAATGTTGTGAATAAAATAATTAAAAGACTTAGATTTAGTCATGTTCATTTCACTGAATCTCTCAATGGGCCTTTGTAAGACTGTATATTACAACTGACTCTAGTCCGCGGTGCATTGTGTTATCACGTTGATGCAGAAAGACCTGCTTTTCTAGGCACTGCCCTCCAAATAGTAGATTGATGCTCACAAAGGAATAATTATCTTCTATTGTGAGTGGAGAAAGAGGTAGTGTATGAGGTAAACTGTGCTTTGTGACAAGACAAATCTCCAGAGAAGTTCAGACAGGAGAATAGTTGTACATCTGTGATGGCAAAGGTAAGGGCTTTTCTGTATTTACCTGTGGAGTTTTGTGACTGAGTCTGGTATGATTTAGCCCTCAATGCATAGCCTTAAGTAAATACGTTTTCCCCCAACATACTTTTATTGTGCACACTTAGGGATTTAGGTCAAACCTTGTCTTGACTACATTAACCCAAACATAAATTCATGCATTGCAAAAATAATAGTATCGTTTTTTTAAATAAGTAGGACCCTGTGTTTTATCATGTGACATGATGCCTGATTCTATCCTGTATTTTAAGCATAATCCAGAAATGAGAATTACATAAAAAATATGAACGCAATGGTGCTGGACAATCTGACATTAAAGCTTTAAATGAAGGTTTAAATCCAGGCATGTCACATGATGGCGCAAAACACAAGGCCCTATTTATAAGACATGCACACTTGTGTGTGACACGTGAAAGTGAAAAGGATGGAAGGCATTACTAATGATTCATTCCAAATTGCACAACTCAACAGCGTAAATCTGTTTTGTCCAACTGGATAGATAGGCAACATCCAGGGTTCTTCCTCCACTGCAAAAGAAGACAAATAAAGCATGTACAGAAAGcagattatcagctgttgtcaaacacaccTTGGTCAGAAAAGActattctcttcctcaatagcaGGCAgcaaattctactagatgaaaagtCTAAATGAGTGTGACATCCTGGCATTTGAAGGATACTCAATTCAAAGTGTGACATACTATAAAACATTTTATCTTCGCATACCCAAAAACACTACTATTTAGAACTCAAGTACAGTTATTCGGCCTCTAAtgtggatgaaccagacttgtattTTTTTTGTCACATCTCAGAGACAAAGCAGGTGCTTCATCTCTGTCCGGCTCCTTCCTATTCACCATTATAAAGATGACCGTATCGATTAAAGAAGTATGTACAAGAGTATTTGCTTTCAACCTTTCCACCTTAGCTACTTGAGTGTGTGGCAGATTCATCACACACATTCACTATTCATCACCCACTTCCACTCCCCAACAGCCTCCACCTCCGGGGCCCCACTCCAGGAATATCTATCTGGGCATGCCTGAGGAGAGTGAGCCCCAGAGGAGATGGCGCTATGGtcacctctctccctcagtcacaCTCGGTCCAGGGGATGGTGGACGCAGGGTAAGATTGAATTCAACCATTGTCAATGTCTATTTGAACTTCAGTTTTAACTATGGTATGACTTACCTGACTTTATCCTCTTGGCCCCCGGGGGAGCGTAGGATGTCCACCATGGCTCTCCACCTAACTCTTCTCTGAGAGACCGATTGTGTGAAATATATATTGACTTGAATTCCTTTTTATTTGAACTCCAGACACAGTTCAGAAGCCGCCTCCTATGGCCCAGAAGAAGTTGTCTGTGAGAAGTAATCCTGAAATCACTGACTGAAATGGTCAAGGTATCTTGTCGCAACACACTCTTCTCTTCCATTTTCTTTCATATATCCATATATGAgtgaatcctaacttccactGAAGTCAAATGTTCACGttgtctcccattgacatcaacgCATGGCTAAGCAGTAAAAATTCGACTTGAGTGGAAGTTAGGATTTGCCCCAGAAAATGCACTCTGAAAATAACTTGAATTACTATTTTCTTTTTCAGTTTGAAACTGAAGAGGACCAAAACAAGCCGCTTCTCTTGGGTCGCCTGCCGTCGTTGACAGAGAGGAGTCCAATCTTCCACTCGtaaggtgagagagacagagaatggaGATGTTTAACACTAAACGTAAATCCTATTAACTAAGCTtaaatccaattaacaacccaaataacaCTGTAACCGTAATCCGAATGCAATCTATACATATTGTAGCGGTTTCAGGGGTTGTATTGTGGATGGAAGTTATGTGCCCGCGAGGTTGTTTGTTTTTTGGCTGCCCGCTCAACGGATTGCAATGCGAAGTATTCCACAGAGGCAGGACCACGGACAGCTCAGTGTAAACTTGTAGACTGTAGCAGAACAGCCACACCTGTCTCCAGTTGTAATTAGAGCCAATCTGCAGACAGTTGAAACCAATCAGTTTCTCTATTTAACCGCGCCCTGGGTTTCTTTCTGTATTTTATATGTATACGCCGGCAGGGGAAGGAGTAGTAGGTTATTGGAGAGACCGAGCGTACGAAGGACCAGGAGGTTTTAAACAAGAAAGGAAAATATGATTACAACAAAGATTGCACCCCCACAGACAACGCTTGGAGAACCTTCCACTGGGGGCGAAGTGTTTACTTTGTTTGTTTTGGGTTGCATAAATCGCGAACGCTGCCGAAGCCTGGCTGTATGTGTAAACCCTTCCTTACAAAGAACCCGGCGCAGAAAACGCTACAGTATGTACACCGGGAGAATttacacattatactgtatactAAGAATGAC is a window of Coregonus clupeaformis isolate EN_2021a unplaced genomic scaffold, ASM2061545v1 scaf0083, whole genome shotgun sequence DNA encoding:
- the LOC121555872 gene encoding uncharacterized protein LOC121555872 isoform X1, with product MAKPPPLVPRPRNICMSTPEESEPQRRWRYGPSSPSDTSGPAVGGGRPPPPVPHPRNIYMGKSEESVPQRRWSYGPSSPSHTSGPGVDRGRNPGTAQKPPPEAQNKWSVRRSPPQEEGGCDPHDGGGSVSEFIKKPPPPVPHPRNICMSTPEESEPQRRWRYGPSSPSDTSGPAVGGGRNPGTAQKPPPEAQNKWSVRRSPPQEEGGCDPHDGGGSVSEFIKKFDAKEDQNKQLVVRPPPGPPVVVDREYSNPPLYENVLDMQETRKFGSPAVVDRESSNPPLYEEVFATQETCTVAVQRQICATYAGRVRQPTPLPFKLKQPLPLQGRIKTLSISSISEEEKDEQEDNIIKDADRLMEWWEKVKSEPWKDLANDPKLAKKGEAKLFKVKAQRIQNALQLYNFLLTKHGETLKNHIIDLISIADNLDKVSKGTKIAGITGGATGAVGGVAAVAGVILAPFTLGASLALTVVGVGVAAAGGVTGASAAIANKVSSAQDRKKIELILQDYRALIGNIEACLRFINVGMEHLRKHNLSTLQGVDTEAVRVASVAIVTGVGSSSAIEASSKASGMLQGFALGMDIYFTQKKDGKGGQKLKKGLESKFGKKIREVAQQLKEGLDEVFKVKYELLEKNLIL
- the LOC121555872 gene encoding uncharacterized protein LOC121555872 isoform X2, with the translated sequence MAKPPPLVPRPRNICMSTPEESEPQRRWRYGPSSPSDTSGPAVGGGRPPPPVPHPRNIYMGKSEESVPQRRWSYGPSSPSHTSGPGVDRGRNPGTAQKPPPEAQNKWSVRRSPPQEEGGCDPHDGGGSVSEFIKKFDAKEDQNKQLVVRPPPGPPVVVDREYSNPPLYENVLDMQETRKFGSPAVVDRESSNPPLYEEVFATQETCTVAVQRQICATYAGRVRQPTPLPFKLKQPLPLQGRIKTLSISSISEEEKDEQEDNIIKDADRLMEWWEKVKSEPWKDLANDPKLAKKGEAKLFKVKAQRIQNALQLYNFLLTKHGETLKNHIIDLISIADNLDKVSKGTKIAGITGGATGAVGGVAAVAGVILAPFTLGASLALTVVGVGVAAAGGVTGASAAIANKVSSAQDRKKIELILQDYRALIGNIEACLRFINVGMEHLRKHNLSTLQGVDTEAVRVASVAIVTGVGSSSAIEASSKASGMLQGFALGMDIYFTQKKDGKGGQKLKKGLESKFGKKIREVAQQLKEGLDEVFKVKYELLEKNLIL